From Echinicola soli, a single genomic window includes:
- a CDS encoding tetratricopeptide repeat protein — translation MSDINQGISLYKEGKFEEALGIFNQLLTSSPKQPLLLLHRGRILSRMGKLDAALEDFDLLIQADNYNADFISDRAVVLHLLKRNEEALSELDRALNLDPNNPYRYSSRAFLKDRIGDLEGAITDYDKAIEMDPEDAISYNNKGLVEEKLGYKERSKKSFDKADKLVGYQPKSTDAPEVNPSPKPAAETPEQLKNQPSKAPNELSFSNYWKTVGKVLGDKNTRAEFFSFIQSKLGKKNK, via the coding sequence GTGAGTGATATCAATCAAGGCATTTCGCTGTACAAAGAAGGGAAATTTGAAGAAGCACTGGGGATTTTCAATCAGTTACTGACCAGCAGTCCAAAACAACCATTGCTTTTGCTACATCGGGGACGTATCCTTTCCAGAATGGGAAAACTGGATGCGGCATTGGAAGATTTTGACCTACTGATACAAGCCGACAATTACAATGCTGATTTTATCAGTGACCGTGCCGTGGTACTCCACCTTCTGAAGCGTAACGAAGAAGCCCTGTCAGAACTGGACCGCGCCCTTAACCTTGACCCCAATAATCCCTACCGGTATTCCAGTAGAGCCTTTTTAAAAGACCGTATCGGCGATTTGGAAGGAGCCATTACTGATTACGACAAAGCCATCGAAATGGATCCGGAAGATGCCATTTCTTATAACAATAAAGGTCTTGTGGAAGAAAAATTAGGTTATAAAGAACGGTCAAAAAAGAGCTTTGATAAAGCCGACAAGCTGGTAGGCTATCAGCCGAAAAGCACCGATGCTCCTGAAGTAAATCCTTCACCTAAACCGGCTGCCGAAACTCCTGAACAACTCAAAAACCAACCCTCCAAGGCTCCTAATGAACTATCCTTTTCCAATTATTGGAAAACCGTAGGAAAGGTTCTTGGCGACAAAAATACACGAGCTGAATTCTTCTCCTTTATCCAATCCAAACTTGGCAAAAAGAATAAATAA
- the holA gene encoding DNA polymerase III subunit delta, with protein MPNQPEGVIKELKSGKYAPVYFLQGEEPYFIDQITSYIEENTIPEHEKGFNQIIMYGKDATMNTVLTNARRFPMMAERQVVIVKEAQNLPDLGKEAGDNLLINYLSNPLPSTILVFAHKYKLLDGRKALAKELDKKAVLVKSAKVPEYKLSPWIDAYLKSKSFTIEPKACQIIAESIGNNLEVLTNEIDKMLINFSEPVQINSNHIQQFIGINKDYNNFELTKALSFRDILKANKIIHYFSQNPKSNPLIPIIALLYLHFSRLLLVHANKSQGERELAGKLKVNPYFMKEYMIASKNYPLGKVIDNIGYLKEADLRSKGIDANGMNESEILKELVFKLMH; from the coding sequence ATGCCAAACCAACCTGAAGGAGTAATAAAGGAATTGAAAAGCGGGAAATATGCTCCCGTTTATTTTTTGCAGGGAGAAGAGCCTTATTTTATTGATCAGATTACCAGTTACATTGAAGAAAATACCATTCCGGAACACGAAAAGGGCTTTAACCAGATCATAATGTACGGCAAGGATGCCACGATGAATACCGTACTGACCAATGCCCGAAGGTTTCCGATGATGGCAGAGCGGCAAGTAGTCATCGTCAAGGAAGCCCAAAACCTACCGGATCTGGGCAAAGAGGCCGGTGATAATTTGCTGATCAATTACCTTTCCAATCCTTTGCCGAGTACCATTTTGGTATTTGCCCATAAGTATAAATTACTGGATGGCAGAAAGGCATTGGCCAAAGAGCTGGACAAGAAAGCGGTGCTGGTGAAATCCGCAAAAGTACCTGAATACAAGCTCAGCCCTTGGATAGATGCCTATCTGAAGAGCAAGAGCTTTACCATCGAGCCTAAAGCTTGCCAAATCATTGCCGAATCCATCGGGAACAACCTTGAGGTACTGACCAATGAGATCGATAAGATGCTGATCAACTTCAGTGAGCCGGTGCAGATCAACAGTAACCACATCCAGCAGTTTATCGGGATCAATAAAGACTACAATAATTTCGAACTGACCAAAGCGCTGAGTTTTAGGGATATATTGAAAGCCAATAAAATCATTCACTATTTTAGCCAAAACCCAAAATCCAATCCGCTGATACCGATCATTGCCTTGCTCTACTTGCACTTTTCGAGATTGCTATTGGTACACGCCAATAAGAGCCAAGGTGAAAGGGAGCTGGCGGGAAAGCTAAAGGTAAATCCTTATTTTATGAAAGAATATATGATTGCTTCCAAAAACTATCCTTTAGGCAAGGTTATTGATAACATCGGATACTTAAAGGAAGCTGATCTTCGTTCAAAGGGTATCGATGCCAACGGTATGAACGAATCAGAAATCCTCAAGGAACTCGTATTTAAATTGATGCATTAA
- a CDS encoding universal stress protein, whose product MSTFKILCPTDFSECSLNALEYAAKLGEKFKAELVLFHVPNMEDYKKLFKEPKSEALDFVQKKMNSLVAEVLLESKDNGLRSCVSVLKEGETVDTIVGYAKTNSVDLIVMGTEGVNDIKTNFIGTKSSNVVENAENDVLIVPRKVFFKPPRKFVYASDYLEEDKLAVQKVVEMAHFYDSEIDIVHVGTRVKAIDKALHQTMVEEIKPFIRYEKTSYVLKTFRDEVGLGLENYLLTAKGDILVTLSKKKSWFDQLFTKNLSKKMSYFINKPLWVIKKV is encoded by the coding sequence ATGAGTACTTTTAAGATTTTATGCCCGACCGATTTTTCGGAATGTTCGCTGAACGCGCTTGAATATGCTGCCAAGCTGGGGGAGAAATTCAAAGCAGAGCTGGTCCTTTTCCATGTGCCAAATATGGAAGATTACAAGAAGTTGTTTAAGGAGCCGAAGAGTGAGGCGTTGGATTTTGTCCAGAAAAAAATGAATAGCCTGGTAGCGGAGGTGTTATTGGAGAGCAAAGATAATGGGCTGCGTTCTTGTGTGTCTGTTTTGAAAGAAGGAGAAACGGTCGACACCATTGTAGGTTATGCCAAAACCAACAGTGTTGACCTTATCGTCATGGGCACAGAAGGAGTTAATGATATCAAGACTAATTTTATAGGAACGAAGTCCAGCAATGTCGTTGAAAATGCAGAGAATGATGTGCTTATCGTACCACGTAAAGTGTTTTTTAAGCCTCCTCGTAAATTCGTCTATGCTTCTGACTATTTGGAAGAGGATAAGCTAGCCGTCCAAAAAGTGGTGGAGATGGCCCATTTTTATGACAGTGAAATCGACATTGTCCATGTAGGAACACGTGTAAAAGCAATAGACAAAGCCCTGCACCAAACCATGGTAGAAGAGATCAAGCCTTTTATCCGGTATGAAAAGACCAGTTATGTATTAAAAACGTTTAGGGATGAAGTCGGTTTGGGACTTGAAAATTATCTTTTGACTGCCAAAGGGGATATCCTCGTCACGCTCAGCAAGAAAAAGAGCTGGTTTGATCAACTTTTTACCAAGAACCTCTCCAAGAAAATGTCCTATTTCATCAATAAACCACTTTGGGTAATCAAGAAGGTGTGA
- a CDS encoding tetratricopeptide repeat protein encodes MRKLLLLFVAAGFFYQAQAQSGIYQTGLEKQIDDAYELFDKHQYSSSKLEFEKLQTAELSPSQRIDVDFYHAVSALRLDNPDGPSLVGKIINDYPNDPKANEAAFLMGDYYFDQRHYKKSIEAYNLVNVDVVSLEQRSKVYFKMGYAYFQLKDYANASRYFDPVKKMQTTYTGDGYYYSGYVALQQSKYDQAITDFKQADRYPEYQSKVPYMLSELYYRQEQYDELIAYATPISQSRGNLDRKEGIYLLMAEAYFEKRDFTNAATYYDAATKAGKGDMTREQMYKAGVAQFKVRQYEKATDYFKQVALEKDKLGQVSSYYLGHAYLQLNNPQYAVTSFSTAYKGDFDPAIQEEALFNYAKLSLERGGFQEAINAMDSYLANYPNGQNVGEVETLLSDALINTNNYLRAIQHIEGMSSKSPAIRAAYQKVTYYQGLTYYRNKQYNQAITYFDKSIIYPVDKGIVHEAFYRKGESYAAKEDLKGAISAYEQVMNMRLTSLDPALIKSHYGLGYAYFNTKEYAKAEKQFKSYTDKIKKVSNVQSYYDDALIRLGDCYYIQKKFDPALSTFRMAISERNPSSDYAHYMAGVVLNFQNRNREAVAELDRAISRYPNSRFRDDIIFQKAQINMEESNYAEASKGYSELITKSANSPFVPFALEGRAIASYSLKKYDQTINDYKKILGQYPNAENANAALVGLQEALTLQGRSGEFSNYLSDYKNSNPGNESVQGVEYEAAKNLFFGQSYQQSIQAFQSYLSNYPNSAQKYEATYFIGDAYLRMGKEDEALKTFYDLEKMGASSQKAKAIQRIAEIEFKQKNYQKAIPYFITSTKVARDRIEQYEANKGLMMAYYETAKYDSADFYANKVIELGDVTADAKANAQLIKAKSLLKTNNTTEAQDELMALVNESGSVQGAEALFLLADAFRKAENFTQSNETIFGFSEKYAVYDYWYGKCFVLLAKNYKSLNENFQAKATLESVIENSENEQVIQEAKAELANLP; translated from the coding sequence ATGAGAAAACTATTACTATTGTTTGTGGCCGCAGGTTTTTTTTATCAGGCACAGGCTCAGTCCGGCATTTATCAGACTGGACTGGAAAAGCAGATTGATGATGCATATGAACTTTTTGATAAGCATCAATACAGTTCTTCCAAACTTGAGTTTGAAAAACTACAAACGGCCGAGCTGAGCCCTTCACAGCGTATCGATGTGGACTTTTACCATGCGGTATCGGCCTTGCGATTGGACAATCCAGATGGGCCGAGCTTGGTCGGCAAGATCATTAACGATTATCCCAATGACCCCAAGGCAAATGAAGCGGCCTTTCTAATGGGGGATTATTATTTTGATCAGCGCCACTATAAAAAATCCATAGAAGCATATAACCTGGTCAATGTAGACGTGGTCTCACTTGAACAGCGATCAAAGGTGTATTTTAAGATGGGATATGCTTATTTCCAACTTAAGGATTATGCCAATGCCTCGCGCTACTTCGATCCGGTGAAGAAAATGCAGACCACGTATACCGGAGATGGTTATTACTACAGTGGCTATGTAGCTTTGCAACAAAGCAAGTATGATCAAGCCATTACTGATTTCAAGCAAGCAGACCGCTATCCTGAATACCAGTCTAAGGTTCCTTACATGCTTTCTGAGCTTTATTATCGCCAAGAACAGTATGATGAGTTGATAGCTTATGCCACACCAATATCGCAGTCTAGAGGGAACTTGGACCGTAAAGAGGGGATTTACCTGCTGATGGCGGAGGCTTATTTTGAGAAGCGTGATTTCACCAATGCCGCCACCTACTATGATGCGGCTACAAAGGCAGGAAAAGGCGATATGACGCGTGAACAAATGTACAAGGCTGGTGTGGCCCAGTTTAAGGTACGTCAATATGAGAAAGCCACCGATTACTTTAAGCAAGTGGCCCTGGAAAAGGATAAGCTCGGCCAAGTTTCCAGTTATTATCTTGGACATGCTTACCTGCAGCTGAATAATCCCCAATACGCTGTGACCAGCTTCAGTACTGCATATAAGGGTGATTTTGATCCGGCAATTCAAGAGGAGGCCTTGTTCAATTATGCTAAACTGAGCCTAGAGCGGGGTGGATTTCAAGAAGCCATCAATGCGATGGACAGCTATCTGGCCAACTATCCAAATGGCCAGAATGTAGGCGAAGTGGAGACTTTGCTGAGCGATGCCCTCATCAATACCAATAATTACCTTCGTGCCATCCAGCATATCGAAGGCATGAGCAGTAAGTCACCCGCCATCAGGGCTGCATACCAAAAAGTAACCTATTATCAGGGATTGACCTACTACCGTAATAAACAGTACAACCAAGCCATTACCTATTTTGATAAATCCATTATCTATCCAGTGGATAAGGGGATCGTACATGAGGCGTTTTATCGAAAAGGGGAGTCATATGCGGCAAAGGAGGACTTAAAAGGTGCCATTTCAGCCTATGAGCAGGTCATGAACATGCGCTTGACATCACTGGATCCTGCATTGATCAAAAGCCACTATGGCTTGGGCTATGCGTATTTTAACACCAAGGAATACGCCAAGGCCGAAAAACAATTTAAGTCATATACCGATAAAATCAAGAAGGTTTCCAATGTCCAAAGCTATTACGATGATGCTTTGATCCGCTTGGGAGATTGTTATTACATTCAAAAGAAATTTGATCCAGCGCTAAGCACATTCCGTATGGCGATCAGCGAGCGCAATCCTTCTTCCGATTATGCCCACTACATGGCGGGCGTGGTACTCAACTTCCAAAACAGAAATAGGGAAGCCGTTGCTGAGCTGGACAGGGCCATCAGCCGTTATCCAAATAGCCGTTTTAGAGACGATATCATCTTCCAAAAAGCCCAGATCAATATGGAAGAATCCAACTACGCAGAGGCCAGCAAAGGGTATAGTGAACTGATCACCAAAAGTGCTAACAGTCCATTTGTGCCATTTGCACTGGAGGGAAGGGCCATCGCAAGTTATTCACTAAAAAAATATGACCAGACCATCAATGACTATAAGAAGATATTGGGCCAATATCCCAATGCTGAAAATGCCAATGCTGCTTTGGTCGGCCTTCAGGAGGCATTGACGCTGCAGGGTAGGTCAGGAGAATTCTCGAATTACCTTTCAGACTATAAAAATTCTAATCCCGGCAACGAAAGCGTTCAGGGCGTGGAGTATGAAGCGGCCAAAAACCTGTTCTTCGGACAGTCTTACCAACAGTCCATTCAAGCTTTCCAGTCTTACCTGAGCAATTATCCGAATTCCGCCCAGAAGTACGAGGCAACGTATTTCATCGGAGATGCTTATTTGCGAATGGGGAAAGAGGATGAGGCATTGAAGACGTTTTACGATTTGGAAAAAATGGGGGCTTCTAGCCAAAAGGCCAAGGCAATACAGCGGATAGCGGAAATTGAATTTAAACAAAAGAACTACCAAAAAGCTATTCCATATTTCATCACCAGTACCAAAGTCGCCCGTGACAGGATAGAGCAATACGAAGCCAATAAGGGTTTGATGATGGCTTATTATGAGACGGCCAAATACGATTCGGCAGATTTCTATGCCAATAAGGTGATCGAACTCGGGGATGTAACGGCTGATGCCAAAGCCAATGCCCAGCTCATAAAGGCCAAGTCACTGCTGAAAACCAATAACACCACAGAAGCCCAAGATGAACTGATGGCCTTGGTCAATGAGAGTGGCAGTGTTCAAGGGGCAGAGGCGCTTTTCTTGCTGGCAGATGCTTTCCGCAAAGCCGAAAACTTCACGCAGTCCAATGAAACGATCTTTGGCTTTTCAGAGAAATATGCGGTTTATGATTATTGGTACGGGAAATGCTTCGTGCTGCTGGCTAAAAACTATAAATCGCTCAATGAAAATTTCCAAGCAAAGGCTACACTGGAATCAGTAATAGAGAATTCAGAAAACGAACAAGTCATTCAAGAGGCCAAGGCTGAGTTAGCAAACTTACCATAA
- a CDS encoding DUF2911 domain-containing protein, with protein sequence MKLIATPFLLLLVLFSFGMAKAQQIQMPQASPAAAISQKIGLTDVKLEYSRPSVKGRKIFGTLVPYGEVWRTGANASTKITFSTPVTVEGNEVAAGTYALYAIPNKKEWTFILSDNLELWGAIGYTPESDVLRFTVPSTKSKDEYETMELSFNNMTDTGATLNLHWEKTAAGFRIETKVDQIVMDQIQQMVIDTKTDNPGLLYQAASYYYTSDKEMEQAHKWIEQSVATDPKYWTVHLKAKIEDKLGLTEEAIQSAEMSKQLADEAKNIDYVNLNDRLIKALQ encoded by the coding sequence ATGAAGCTTATCGCAACTCCGTTTCTTTTACTTTTGGTGCTCTTTTCATTTGGGATGGCAAAGGCACAGCAAATCCAAATGCCACAGGCAAGTCCTGCCGCAGCTATCAGTCAAAAAATAGGGCTCACTGACGTAAAACTGGAATACAGCAGGCCTAGCGTCAAAGGCCGTAAAATCTTCGGCACCCTGGTTCCTTACGGTGAAGTGTGGCGGACCGGCGCAAACGCAAGCACCAAAATAACCTTCAGCACTCCTGTGACCGTGGAAGGCAATGAAGTGGCTGCTGGAACCTATGCACTTTATGCCATTCCCAATAAAAAGGAATGGACATTTATTTTGTCAGACAACCTGGAGCTTTGGGGCGCAATAGGCTACACTCCTGAAAGTGACGTATTAAGGTTTACTGTCCCATCCACAAAAAGCAAGGATGAGTACGAAACCATGGAGCTGAGCTTTAATAACATGACCGATACCGGTGCTACACTTAACCTTCACTGGGAAAAAACTGCTGCAGGTTTCCGCATTGAAACCAAGGTGGATCAAATCGTGATGGATCAAATCCAGCAAATGGTCATAGATACCAAAACGGACAACCCTGGACTATTATATCAAGCAGCTTCTTATTACTATACCAGTGACAAGGAAATGGAACAGGCACATAAATGGATAGAACAGTCTGTAGCCACAGATCCAAAATACTGGACAGTTCACCTCAAAGCCAAAATCGAGGATAAACTGGGCCTCACAGAAGAAGCCATCCAAAGTGCCGAAATGTCCAAACAGTTGGCCGATGAAGCAAAAAACATTGATTATGTCAACCTCAATGACCGATTGATCAAGGCATTGCAATAA
- a CDS encoding 2-hydroxyacid dehydrogenase: MSLAIISPNRDITPWLEIFRKEAADIPLEIYPDIKHPKKVTAAMVWQHPKGSLQSLPNLRLICSMGAGVDHILGDDTIPEDIPITRIVDSRLTFSMTNYVVMGVLDFHRQIRRYQADKKERKWDMSNPEIPVSVGVLGVGELGGDVLDKLSYMGMEVYGYGNSPKSDFRHPYYYGNQLEEFLSKCNVLVCLLPLTQSTDGFLNLDLFRKCTKGTYLINVARGKHLVEEDLITALEEGILSGAMLDVFRQEPLPEDHPFWQQERLTITPHIASITNPDAAAPQIIENFWNLEKGHPLINQIDRKKGY, encoded by the coding sequence ATGAGTTTAGCGATAATATCACCTAACAGAGACATTACTCCTTGGTTGGAGATTTTCAGAAAGGAGGCAGCAGACATACCTTTGGAAATCTATCCGGATATCAAACACCCGAAGAAGGTAACTGCCGCCATGGTTTGGCAGCATCCAAAAGGATCCCTGCAGTCCCTTCCTAACCTAAGGCTAATTTGCTCCATGGGGGCGGGAGTGGACCATATACTTGGCGATGATACCATTCCTGAGGATATCCCGATTACGAGGATTGTAGATTCGCGATTGACCTTTTCCATGACCAATTATGTGGTAATGGGCGTATTGGACTTTCACCGTCAGATTAGGCGATACCAAGCGGATAAAAAAGAACGAAAATGGGACATGAGCAATCCCGAAATCCCAGTGAGTGTTGGCGTATTGGGAGTAGGAGAGCTGGGAGGTGATGTGCTGGACAAATTATCATATATGGGTATGGAAGTATATGGATATGGAAACAGCCCAAAATCAGACTTTAGACATCCTTATTATTATGGAAATCAGCTTGAGGAGTTTTTGTCAAAATGCAACGTGTTGGTGTGCCTATTGCCATTGACACAAAGTACGGATGGTTTTTTGAACTTGGATTTGTTCAGGAAGTGCACCAAGGGAACCTATCTGATCAATGTGGCGAGGGGGAAGCATTTGGTAGAAGAGGATTTGATTACCGCTTTGGAGGAAGGTATTTTGAGTGGTGCCATGCTGGATGTGTTTCGCCAAGAGCCCTTGCCAGAAGATCATCCGTTTTGGCAACAAGAGAGGCTCACCATTACCCCTCATATAGCAAGTATTACCAATCCAGATGCTGCGGCTCCCCAAATCATCGAAAATTTCTGGAATCTGGAAAAAGGGCATCCGCTTATAAATCAAATAGATAGAAAGAAAGGATATTAA
- a CDS encoding sodium:solute symporter: MSYIDWIVLFGTLIAIIGYGIYKTYGPKDMDSYLKGGSEMGWWTIGLSIMATQASAITFLSTPGQAYQDGMRFIQFYFGLPIAMIILSVTFIPIYYKLKIYTAYEFLESRFDLKTRTLAAFLFLIQRGLAAGITIYGPAIILSTLLNWNLTFTNIFIGLIVILYTVTGGTKAVSITQKQQMTVMMGGMILAGILVYNMLPVSLNDAMHVAGKMGKLNIVNFDFDLGDRYNFWSGITGALFLFLSYFGTDQSQVQRYLNGRSLRESRMGLIMNGFLKVPMQFVILFIGVLVFVFYQFYQPPIFFNKVQTEKLVESDYNAEFQQLQGAYDEVFEEKNTAIKSLIAAQNEGKTAEVDQLQQEISEKQQEQEEIRTGVKDLITKNDPNAETRDTDYVFMRFVMDYLPKGVVGLLFAVIFSAAMSSTASELNALGATSSVDIYKRSINKGKSGQHYTRSSKLLTALWGVFAILFATYATLFENLIQAVNLLGSLFYGTILGIFLVGFYMKWVRGNAVFIAALVTEAVILLIHWKNGSELFGIHIDIGYLWYNAIGCLLVMALSAVFQLVKGEKA, translated from the coding sequence ATGAGTTATATTGACTGGATAGTACTTTTTGGTACTTTGATAGCCATCATAGGTTATGGGATTTATAAAACCTATGGTCCAAAGGACATGGACAGCTACCTGAAAGGTGGAAGTGAAATGGGATGGTGGACGATAGGATTGTCCATTATGGCCACACAGGCTTCGGCTATCACTTTTCTGAGTACGCCCGGACAGGCTTATCAAGATGGTATGCGCTTTATCCAGTTTTATTTTGGATTGCCCATAGCCATGATTATCCTTTCGGTAACCTTTATTCCCATTTATTATAAGCTGAAGATCTATACGGCCTATGAGTTTTTGGAGTCTAGGTTTGATTTGAAGACAAGGACGCTGGCTGCATTTTTGTTTTTGATCCAGCGTGGATTGGCTGCTGGGATCACTATCTATGGGCCAGCCATTATCCTAAGTACTTTGCTCAATTGGAACCTGACCTTTACCAATATCTTCATTGGCTTGATCGTGATCTTATATACCGTTACGGGTGGCACCAAGGCCGTTTCCATTACCCAAAAGCAGCAAATGACTGTGATGATGGGAGGGATGATCCTTGCGGGGATTTTGGTTTATAATATGTTACCAGTTTCCTTAAATGACGCCATGCATGTGGCTGGAAAGATGGGAAAACTGAATATTGTCAATTTTGACTTTGACCTTGGGGACCGGTATAATTTTTGGTCTGGTATTACGGGTGCCCTATTTTTGTTTTTGTCCTATTTTGGTACGGATCAGTCCCAAGTCCAGCGCTATTTGAACGGACGTTCACTGCGGGAAAGCCGGATGGGATTGATCATGAATGGGTTTTTGAAGGTGCCCATGCAGTTTGTTATTCTGTTTATCGGAGTATTGGTATTTGTCTTTTACCAATTTTATCAGCCGCCTATTTTCTTTAATAAGGTACAAACCGAAAAGCTGGTTGAAAGTGACTACAATGCCGAATTTCAACAGCTCCAAGGTGCTTATGATGAAGTTTTTGAAGAAAAAAATACGGCCATCAAATCATTGATTGCCGCCCAAAATGAAGGAAAGACGGCAGAAGTAGACCAACTGCAGCAAGAAATTTCCGAAAAACAGCAGGAACAGGAAGAAATCCGCACAGGCGTCAAAGACTTGATTACCAAGAATGATCCTAATGCAGAGACGCGAGATACGGACTATGTGTTTATGCGTTTTGTGATGGATTATCTGCCAAAAGGCGTAGTGGGACTGTTGTTTGCCGTTATTTTCAGTGCTGCGATGTCCAGCACTGCTTCAGAGCTTAACGCACTTGGAGCAACCTCCTCGGTGGACATCTATAAACGCTCGATCAACAAAGGAAAATCAGGACAACACTATACACGGTCTTCAAAGCTACTGACAGCTCTTTGGGGTGTTTTTGCTATTCTATTTGCCACCTATGCGACACTGTTTGAAAACTTGATCCAGGCCGTAAACCTGTTGGGTTCACTGTTTTATGGAACCATTTTGGGGATATTTTTGGTAGGGTTTTATATGAAATGGGTAAGGGGAAATGCCGTATTTATTGCTGCACTAGTGACTGAAGCAGTGATTTTATTGATCCACTGGAAAAATGGTAGTGAGCTGTTCGGAATCCACATCGATATAGGTTACCTCTGGTACAATGCCATCGGCTGCCTACTGGTGATGGCCCTTTCTGCTGTATTTCAATTGGTGAAGGGGGAGAAGGCTTGA
- a CDS encoding DNA-3-methyladenine glycosylase, protein MIINDVDILPKEFFLKDDVTEIARHLLGKIIVTQINGEYTTARIIETEAYDGTIDKACHAFPNKITRRTEVMFSEGGRSYVYLCYGIHHLFNIVTQGEGIPKAVLIRAVEPLEGKEVMRKRRKVKTDIQLTNGPGKAAQALGISTLHNDVILYQKNGIIGIVCEMNNVNFEINVSTRIGVDYAGEDAKLPWRFYIKNNPYVSKK, encoded by the coding sequence ATGATCATAAACGATGTTGATATTCTTCCCAAGGAGTTCTTTTTGAAAGATGATGTAACAGAAATAGCGCGGCATCTTTTAGGAAAAATAATCGTAACACAAATAAACGGTGAATACACTACAGCCCGGATCATCGAAACAGAAGCCTATGATGGCACCATAGATAAGGCATGTCATGCATTTCCGAACAAGATAACGAGAAGAACGGAAGTAATGTTCAGCGAAGGAGGAAGAAGTTACGTTTATCTTTGCTATGGCATCCATCACCTGTTTAACATCGTAACTCAAGGAGAGGGAATCCCCAAAGCCGTCCTTATAAGGGCTGTTGAGCCCTTGGAAGGAAAGGAAGTAATGCGAAAGCGCAGAAAAGTAAAAACGGATATCCAACTGACCAATGGCCCCGGTAAGGCTGCACAAGCCTTGGGAATCAGCACTTTGCACAATGATGTGATCTTATATCAAAAAAATGGTATAATCGGCATTGTATGTGAAATGAATAACGTTAATTTTGAAATTAATGTTAGTACAAGGATAGGAGTAGATTATGCAGGGGAAGATGCCAAACTCCCTTGGAGGTTTTACATCAAGAATAATCCATACGTAAGTAAGAAATAA